CCACCTCAAGCATCTGATTTTCTGAACAGTTGTGCATCCGGCGTTACCTGCTCGAAAAGTCGGCTGATCTCCGCTGGAATCTTCTGGGTGTTTTCGGTCGCAAAATAGCCACCTGGTGCAAGACTGCGGTGATACATTTTCAGCACTTCAATACGCTGCTCATACGAAAAGTGCAAGAGGACGTTTTTGCACACGATGAGGGAGTAGTCGGAACCAACCGGCTGGAGCTCCAGCAGATCGTTGTATTTGAAAAAGACCCTGTTGCGGATTCTGTCAATAACCTTGTGATATCCGGGTCTTTTGGCTGATTCTTCAAAGTATTTGGTGAATATTTCAGAGGGAATGCGCTGTAATTCTTCGGTTTTGTATTCTCCAGCAGTAACGATGTCACCGAAGTTGTTTTCCCGGTCATAGTCCGTGGCATCCAGGTACAGGGTGTTGAATCCCATTTCTCCCATCCGTTCCGCAAACAGGATCGCCAGGGTATAGGGTTCCTGTCCCAGCGCGCAGCCGGCATCCCATACCTTGATGCGCAGCCGCCCCAGGGCCAGCTTCAAGGTAGCCTCAACAGCGTATTCAAGAACCGGCAGATCGCGAAAGAAAAAAGTGAATGCCATTGCGCGTCAGGCAGGGAAGGGGGGAGAAGAAAACGAGACACCCGCCGTAGCGGATGCTGCAATGTACTCTCCTCCGGCTGGCTGCAGTATGGTTGCGGTCATGAGTGTGGTCATGCTTTGGAGAGCTCGGCGGCACGTACCAGCACGCCCGGGTCAAGGATCAGGGCAACGGTACCGTCGCCCAGGATGGTGGCGCCGGAGATGCCCTGCACGTCGCGGTACAGCTTGCCCAGGGATTTGATGACGGTCTGATGTTCGCCCACCACGTCGTCCACCACGAAACCGACCCGGCTGTTGCCGACCGACAGAATGACGATCTGCTCGATGTCCGGCTGATGTTCGGTGATGCAGAACTGCTCGCGCAGGGGGATATACGGGATAAGTGCCCCCCGCACGTTGGCCAGATGTCTGCCGTGAGCCGCTTCAACATCGGCTCTGCTCAGTTCGACGCACTCCTCGACCATGGAAAGCGGCAACACGAAGAAGCTGTCGTCCACCCGGACCAGCAGGGTTTCAATGATAGCCAGGGTCAGCGGAATCTTGAGGGTAATGACAGAGCCTTTGCCGGGCTCACTGTTGATATCAATAGTACCCCTGAGGGCTTCTATGGCCTTCTTGACCACATCCATGCCGACACCGCGTCCGGAAACGCTGGTAACTTTCTGTGCCGTGGAAAAGCCGGGCGCAAAGATCAGGTTATAAATTTCCCTGTCCGGCAACTCGGTGGCGGCGGTAATCAGACCGCGTTCGACCGCTTTTGCCCGGATACGTTCCTTGTTCAGGCCGGCACCGTCATCGCGGATGGTAACCAGCACGCTGTCGCCGGAATGTTCGGCTCCCAGATGCACGATCCCCTTCGGTGACTTGCCGGCAGCCTTGCGTTCTTCCGGCATCTCGATGCCGTGATCGATACTGTTACGGATCAGGTGCACCAGTGGATCGTTCAACTTTTCAATGACCGTCTTGTCCAGTTCGGTCTCGGCGCCACTGGTTTCAAGGTCAATCTCCTTGCCCAGTTCCGCGGAAAGATCCCTGACCAGCCGCTTGAACTTGCTGAAGGTGGAGCCGATCGGCAACATCCGCATGGTCAGGGTGGTGTCGCGCAGTTCGGCAATCAGCCGTTCCACCTCTTCGGCAATGGCAATCAGGTCACCGTCGTTGCGTGTTTCAGCGGTTTGCGAGAGATGGGCCTGTACCGTGACCAGCTCGCCCACCAGATTTACCAGGTGGTCCAGGCGTTCCGCCGGTACCCGGACCGAAAGCGCGGTGTCGGCGGTAGGGGAGGCGACCGCTTTTTCCTGTCGGACCTGCCGGACCTGCTCTTGCTCCTTCAGTGCCGACTCGACCTTTGACGCCGGAACGATGCCCTGCTCAACCAGTATTTCGCCGAACCGTTTCTGCATGGAGAGGATTTTCTGCATCTCCACCGGCGAAAGGTCACCCCGTTCCACCAGAATGTCGCCCAGCTTCTTGTAGTTCTCGGAGCTGGCCGCCAGGGAACAGGTGTCGTTGATCAGGTCTATCTTCAGTTCGCAATCGTCCTCGACGAAGATGAAGACATCCTTGACCGCTTCCAGTCCGCTGGTGGTGGTAAGAATGATGTCCCAGTACATGTAGCAATGTTCGGGAGTCAACTCATGCAGCAGCGGGATGCTATCCAACTGGGCAATGATGTCGCAGTGCCCAAGATCGCGCAGTTCGTTGAGCAGTGCCGACGGATTGGTTCCCCGCAGCAGCACATCGGGTTCAGGCTTGAAGCGAATGCGGAAGGTACGGTAGCACAGCGGTTCGTCGGTCGTTGCGGAACCAGGCCCCGTTTCGGCAAGGATTGGTCGTTTTTCTTCCTCCGGCAGCAGCGCCTGCAGGCCGGTGATGATCTGCCGTCCCCGGTTTTCATCGGCGGGCGGGCCGCCGGCGGAAGCCGCCAGCATGACGGAAATCTGGTCCCGCGACTGCAGGGTCAGGTCAAGCAGGGTTCTGGTAACCCGCATCTTTCCGTTGCGCACCTGGTCGAAGACGGTTTCCACCTCGTGCGTAAAGCGGGCGATGTCGTCGAAACCGAACATTGCCCCTGAGCCCTTGATGGTATGCATGGCCCGGAAGACCCGGTTGATCAGATCGCTGTCCTCTGGCTGTTCCTCCAGCTCAAGAAGGGAGTTTTCCAGCTCGGCCAGCAGTTCCGTAGCCTCTTCGCGGTAGGCGGCGATATGTTGTTCCTGAGGTGATGACATACATGAACCCCGAAGGTCCGGGGACCGGGAGCAAATCTGCGCTGGTCCGGCCTCTTAACCGAGAACTTTCTTCACAACCGCGATTAACTGCTCCGGCTTGAACGGTTTGACGATCCAGCCGGTGGCGCCGGCAGCCTTGCCTTCCTGCTTGCGCGACTCCTGGGATTCGGTCGTCAGCATGACGATCGGGATGAATTTGTTCAGGGCACTGGCGCGGACGCCCTTGATCAGGCCGATACCGTCAAGGTTGGGCATGTTCAGGTCGGTGATCAGCATGTCCACCTTCTGGCCGTTCAGCTTGGTCAGGGCATCCTTGCCGTCCACCGCCTCAATCACGTCATAGCCG
The window above is part of the Trichlorobacter ammonificans genome. Proteins encoded here:
- a CDS encoding response regulator, whose amino-acid sequence is MAKVIMTADDSASVRQMVSFTLKQNGYDVIEAVDGKDALTKLNGQKVDMLITDLNMPNLDGIGLIKGVRASALNKFIPIVMLTTESQESRKQEGKAAGATGWIVKPFKPEQLIAVVKKVLG
- a CDS encoding CheR family methyltransferase, coding for MAFTFFFRDLPVLEYAVEATLKLALGRLRIKVWDAGCALGQEPYTLAILFAERMGEMGFNTLYLDATDYDRENNFGDIVTAGEYKTEELQRIPSEIFTKYFEESAKRPGYHKVIDRIRNRVFFKYNDLLELQPVGSDYSLIVCKNVLLHFSYEQRIEVLKMYHRSLAPGGYFATENTQKIPAEISRLFEQVTPDAQLFRKSDA
- a CDS encoding chemotaxis protein CheA; translated protein: MSSPQEQHIAAYREEATELLAELENSLLELEEQPEDSDLINRVFRAMHTIKGSGAMFGFDDIARFTHEVETVFDQVRNGKMRVTRTLLDLTLQSRDQISVMLAASAGGPPADENRGRQIITGLQALLPEEEKRPILAETGPGSATTDEPLCYRTFRIRFKPEPDVLLRGTNPSALLNELRDLGHCDIIAQLDSIPLLHELTPEHCYMYWDIILTTTSGLEAVKDVFIFVEDDCELKIDLINDTCSLAASSENYKKLGDILVERGDLSPVEMQKILSMQKRFGEILVEQGIVPASKVESALKEQEQVRQVRQEKAVASPTADTALSVRVPAERLDHLVNLVGELVTVQAHLSQTAETRNDGDLIAIAEEVERLIAELRDTTLTMRMLPIGSTFSKFKRLVRDLSAELGKEIDLETSGAETELDKTVIEKLNDPLVHLIRNSIDHGIEMPEERKAAGKSPKGIVHLGAEHSGDSVLVTIRDDGAGLNKERIRAKAVERGLITAATELPDREIYNLIFAPGFSTAQKVTSVSGRGVGMDVVKKAIEALRGTIDINSEPGKGSVITLKIPLTLAIIETLLVRVDDSFFVLPLSMVEECVELSRADVEAAHGRHLANVRGALIPYIPLREQFCITEHQPDIEQIVILSVGNSRVGFVVDDVVGEHQTVIKSLGKLYRDVQGISGATILGDGTVALILDPGVLVRAAELSKA